A region of the Chelatococcus sp. YT9 genome:
CTCGGCGCCGGCGCCCAGGCGAAGGCTCACCTCGCCATGGTGTTGGCGCTGTTTCCGTCCGTCGGCGAAATCCGGCTCTGGAACCGGAGCGCGGACAAGCTGGATGCGCTTCTTGCGGACACGCCCTCTCCCGCCGGCGTGGCGCTCGTCCGTTGCACGGCGATCGCAGATGCCATCGCCGAGGCCGATGTCGTCCTGAGCTGCACGACCGCGCCGGAGCCGATCCTCGATGACGACGCTGTGCGCCCCGGCCGGCTGATCGTGCAGGTCGGCTATCACGAGGTGTCCTTTGCCGCGATCGCCGCCAGCGACGTGGTGGCGGTCGACCTGTGGGGGGACTTTGCCGAAAAGAGCGCCAAGAGCCTCTTCCAGATGTACCGCGCGGGGCAGTTCACGCCTGACCGGGTAGCGGCCGACCTCGCCGCGCTGGTGGTTGACGGCTGGCGGCCGCCGGCCGGAGCCTCGCTCTATTTTTCCAGCTTCGGCCTCAACCTGTTCGACATCGCGCTCGCCGCCCGCGTGCTGTGCCGGGCAGAGGAGGCGGATATCGGAACGGCCCTGCCGTATCTGTAGGGAGATCCCCAACCAAAGGACAGTGCCCATTCCGAAGGCCACCCTGTCTTTGACAGGGGAGATATATGATATATCCTTGTACAATCCTTCTTGACGCGGGCCTTGATGCCGCGTGCTCCCGAGGACATCCCATGAAACTCGAAGACATTCCGCGCCTCTCCCTCGGCTTTCTCCCGACGCCGATTGAAAAGCTCCCGCGCCTCAGCGCCGAATACGGCATCGACCTCTCAGTCAAGCGCGATGACTTCACGGGCTTCGGCGGGGGCGGCAACAAGGTCCGGAAGCTAGAGTTTCTGATGGCCGATGCGGTCGCCCAGGATGTCAAGGTGCTGATCACGACGGGTGGCCACCAGTCCAACCACGCGCGGATGACCGCGGCGGCGGCGCGCAAATTCGGGATGAAGCCTATTCTCGTGCTGCGCGGCAACAGCCCGGCGGTGCTGCAGGGCAATCTCCTGCTTGATCATCTTTTCGGGGCCGAAATCGATTTCCTCGATCCGGACGCTTATTTCACCGAGATCAATCCGCGCATGCAGTATCACGCGGACCAGGCCACGGCCCGTGGCGAGAAGCCCTATATCATTCCCCTCGGCGGGGCGAGCGCACTCGGCGCGATGGGCTATGTCGCGGCGGTGAAGGAACTCGCAGCGCAATATGCGGCCACTGGGGAAGCCGCGCCCGATCTCATCGTCGCGCCGGTCGGCTCGGGCGGCACGCTCGCCGGTCTTCTCATCGGCTGTGCGCTGTTCTGGCCGGACACCAAGGTCGCCGGCATAGCGGTCAGCGGCAGCGCCGTGCCCTTCTCCGAGCGCATCGCCGTCATGGCCAATGCCGGCGCCGAATTGCTCGATTTCGACAAGCGCTTCGAGCCGGCCGATATCCGCATCGAGAATGGCTACGTGGGGGCGGGCTACGCGATCCCCAGCCCGGAGGGCAACGCCGCGATCACCAAGGCCGCCCGCAGCGAGGGCATGCTGCTCGACCCGGTCTATACCGGCAAGGCCGTCGCCGGCCTGCTCGACTGCGTGACGCGCGGCTCGATTGCGAAGGGCAGCAAGGTCCTGTTCGTCCATTGCGGCGGATCCCCCGCCCTCTTCCCGCATGCCGAGCTGCTGACGCAGGACCGCGCCAGCTGAAGCCGTCGCGAGATTCAGGCTGCTCCCGCGAGCAGGCGCTCGACCTCGCCCGCATCGGGGCAGCCCTCGCGTCCGCCAAACCGTGTCACCTTGACAGCCGCGGCGGCGGAGCCGAAGCGCAAGGCCTTCTCCACATCGTCGCCGCGGCCGATCGCCAGGGCCAGAGCCCCATGGAAGACGTCGCCGGCGCCAAGCGTATCGCGCACGTCTACCTTGAAGGCCGGCATATGCCGCATGAGGCCCCGTTCAAGCCAATAAAGCCCATTGGCGCCATCCGTCACCACCGGGACCCCCGAGGTTCGCCCTGCGAGCCGCTTCAGGCCCGCTTCAATCTCTGGGGTCCCCGTGTTCTCCGCGAGCGCCTGCCGGGAGAAAGCGGCTATGCTTGACAGCGCGAGCAATTCGTCCGGAATGACGGGGATGTCGCCATCGAGGATGATCGGGATTCCGGCCTTGCGCGCCTGACGCATCATGTGGAGCGCGCCATCCGCCCAACGGGCGTCGGCGAGGAGGGCATCGACGCCCTTCGGCAGATCCACATCCGCGACGGTGGAGGGCAGGTCGGGATCCGTGTAGCTGATGATCTGTCGCTCGCCCGATCCGTCGATCATGATGCAGGCCAGGGTCGTCTTCGCCCCCGGATGCACCATCATCAATGCGGTGTTGATACCGCGCGCCCTCAGTTCGTCGAGCGCCTGCCGTCCGATCGCGTCGTCACCGACCCGTGCCATCAGATGCGCCTCGCCTCCGAGGCGCTTGATCGCCACCGCCGCCGTACCGGCATTGCCGCCGCCGACGGCGTGGAAGCTCTTGGCACGGAACTTCAACGGCCCGACCGGAAAACTGTCGAGTGCGAAAATGAAGTCCATCGTCGTGGTCCCGACACAGACCACGCGCACCGGGCGGGAGGCGGGGGTGAGCTCATTCATGCCGCGACACCATTATCGAAAGCGCCGGGCATAGCGCCGGGCCTTTGCGCATAGGCAATGCGCCGCTCAGATCCCCGGTTCCTTGTGGATCGGATCGATCCAATAGACCTCCTCCGGCTTCTCCACCGGATCGACGTCGGTGATATTGACCACGACCGCCTCATTGTCCGATCGAACCAGCACGCAATCTAGCGGCTGAGCGGGATCGGCGTTGATTTCCTGATGCGGTACATACGGCGGCACGTAAATGAAATCACCGGGCCCGGCCTCCGCGACATATTCCAGCCGCTCGCCCCAGCGCATGCGCGCCTTGCCGCGCACCACATAAATGACGCTCTCCAGTTCGCCATGATGATGCACCCCGGTCTTCGCGTTGGGCTGGATCGTCACGGTGCCGGCCCAGATCTTCTGCGCGCCGACGCGCGCATGGTTGATCGCCGCCTGCCGGAACATGCCGGGGGTCTGCGCCGTGTTGGCATCGAGCCGGTCGCCCTTGATGACCCGAACACCGTCATGCTTCCATTGATCCTCCCCACGCGCATGGCCATGAGAATGAGGACGATCGTGTGAATGCTCGCTCATAGGTGTGTTCCGTGGTTTCCGTCCCAAAGCTCCGCTGCGTGGATATGGCACGCGCCAGGTTCGGATGCCTAGCCAAAGTTGCCCGTCAATCTTTCGCATCGAGGCGCCGACGCGAGTCATCATAGGGATTGCGTAAGTCGCGAGATAGTCCGGACACCCTGTGGTAAGCACCAGGATATCGGGATCGACAGCTTGATCTGATCGAGCTATCGCATTGCGAGAAGACGACTGAAACGGCGCTTGCTCGCGGCTCACGTTTGAACGGGTGGCTCTCCTATGCGCGATGGCATAACGGGTAAATTTACGACGAAGCGTTGGCGCTACGAACCAGCACCGTCCGCGTCATGAGCATCGACACGCCGGAAACCCGTGACAATCCCGAAGCCCGACGCTCGGACGTACATGCCGAAGATGCGCGTGAACGCCTGTTGGGCGCGCGCTATGGCCAAGCCTTGCTGGAGGGGCCGCTTCCCTGGAATGACGTGATTGGCACGATGCTCGCCCATCGCTCGGTCCGGGCCTTTCTCCCAAGAGCGCTGCCGGACGGCACGCTGGAAACACTTGTCGCTGCCGCGCAATCAGCGTCGAGTTCATCGAACCTGCAGACCTGGAGCGTGGTTTCCGTCACCGACCCTGCGCGCAAATCGCGCCTGGCGAGACTCTCCGCCAACCAGAATGCGATAGACGAGGCGCCGCTCCTGCTTGTGTGGCTTGCGGACCTCAGCCGCCTGCAGCGGATCGGCGACGAGTGCGGACACGCCGTCGATGGGCTCGCCTATCTTGAAATGGTGTTTGTCGCCATCGTCGATGCGGCGCTGGCGGCGCAGAACGCCCTCGTCGCGGCGGAGAGCCTTGGCCTCGGCGGCGTCTATATCGGCGCGATGCGCAACAAGCCGGTCGAAGTGGCGGCGGAACTCGGGCTGCCACCTCAGGCCTTTGCTGTCTTCGGGCTCTGCGTCGGTTATCCCGATCCCGCGCGCGCGTCCGGCGTCAAGCCACGGCTGCCACCGGACGTTGTCTTGCATCGCGAGCAATATGGCAGCGCTGCGCGCAACTATGTGGCGGAGTATGACGAGACGCTGCAGTCCTTTCAGCGGGAGCAGGCGATGGCCCAGATGCCCTGGTCCGCACGCGTTCTTCAGCGCGTTGGCGGCGCTGGATCGCTGTCGGGCCGCGATCGCATACGCACCGCTCTCGACGCGCTCGGCTTTGGCCTCAAGTGAGATTGCGCAGTTCGCCCTCGAGGTTCCGCAGATATTGCATCAGTTGAAGAAGCGGTTCTCAGGCCGCGGCAGGCCAAGATGCTCGCGCAGCGTCGTTCCCTCATACTCCAAGCGGAACAGGCCTCGCCTCTGCAGTTCGGGGATGACCTTGTCGACGAAATCGTCAAGCCCGCCCGGCAGATAAGGGAACATCACGTTG
Encoded here:
- a CDS encoding PfkB family carbohydrate kinase; translation: MNELTPASRPVRVVCVGTTTMDFIFALDSFPVGPLKFRAKSFHAVGGGNAGTAAVAIKRLGGEAHLMARVGDDAIGRQALDELRARGINTALMMVHPGAKTTLACIMIDGSGERQIISYTDPDLPSTVADVDLPKGVDALLADARWADGALHMMRQARKAGIPIILDGDIPVIPDELLALSSIAAFSRQALAENTGTPEIEAGLKRLAGRTSGVPVVTDGANGLYWLERGLMRHMPAFKVDVRDTLGAGDVFHGALALAIGRGDDVEKALRFGSAAAAVKVTRFGGREGCPDAGEVERLLAGAA
- a CDS encoding cupin domain-containing protein — its product is MSEHSHDRPHSHGHARGEDQWKHDGVRVIKGDRLDANTAQTPGMFRQAAINHARVGAQKIWAGTVTIQPNAKTGVHHHGELESVIYVVRGKARMRWGERLEYVAEAGPGDFIYVPPYVPHQEINADPAQPLDCVLVRSDNEAVVVNITDVDPVEKPEEVYWIDPIHKEPGI
- a CDS encoding D-cysteine desulfhydrase family protein, with product MKLEDIPRLSLGFLPTPIEKLPRLSAEYGIDLSVKRDDFTGFGGGGNKVRKLEFLMADAVAQDVKVLITTGGHQSNHARMTAAAARKFGMKPILVLRGNSPAVLQGNLLLDHLFGAEIDFLDPDAYFTEINPRMQYHADQATARGEKPYIIPLGGASALGAMGYVAAVKELAAQYAATGEAAPDLIVAPVGSGGTLAGLLIGCALFWPDTKVAGIAVSGSAVPFSERIAVMANAGAELLDFDKRFEPADIRIENGYVGAGYAIPSPEGNAAITKAARSEGMLLDPVYTGKAVAGLLDCVTRGSIAKGSKVLFVHCGGSPALFPHAELLTQDRAS
- a CDS encoding NADPH-dependent oxidoreductase encodes the protein MLAHRSVRAFLPRALPDGTLETLVAAAQSASSSSNLQTWSVVSVTDPARKSRLARLSANQNAIDEAPLLLVWLADLSRLQRIGDECGHAVDGLAYLEMVFVAIVDAALAAQNALVAAESLGLGGVYIGAMRNKPVEVAAELGLPPQAFAVFGLCVGYPDPARASGVKPRLPPDVVLHREQYGSAARNYVAEYDETLQSFQREQAMAQMPWSARVLQRVGGAGSLSGRDRIRTALDALGFGLK